Proteins encoded in a region of the Anopheles aquasalis chromosome 2, idAnoAquaMG_Q_19, whole genome shotgun sequence genome:
- the LOC126568873 gene encoding uncharacterized protein DDB_G0283357 — protein sequence MRVTSESNSGPPSRTPSIMDSPTLVRVERARLRQEASDGGSSSNGRPGSASQQREDSLERCLLDPKKSLLIGRIPVAQMTGPIKRGLLWQQRDRLFSRWKERYFILTRDYLNCFKRATGSASEKISDMGQFIFKIKLVDVEKVEWLNRRSYSAIGLLLGSREGRVLLRSDQGLEDWFELLEECTLSSKERRRALRLTQGPRSRASLAAPVSAASLQSNHLGLGGTYSGAIEDWLMSRHQKGITAGGPRFNHILLSDSVPDLSSINENGGLCSGMLTNHSTPKKVPNARHNLSGSSSNGYNSHNGSFYNGFPYSPLKKLADNFVNGNNSYTLNDDLEEEEVELRRGGRYRENDDLYRRPHGPGGNESNRHSFLTDLDYAGCDSGLDTPPSTHRPSSCRDNFYFASAYNNHPHGGSGGFLGKDKTTDTGISSSRGTLVSPASSIRHGYVNVTNLNGNHNHHHNNNNNHLNSYGSRYSVQEQKILRARNNGEENKNSIRSVRAEFFEQSKYNSNNPASSNNNNHINNNHNHSNNSIGNGGGQHMHYPQPQHQHQQHYNNHQHYSSAQQMAGSNGNIHHQAQFNNGLNNNSASGGTAGSGSNSSIGHQQHNSVNNNVLNGNGGGTQQQQRDRYQHPALAALINESQGMKFRDRSYSDCQQAPPRTRQWTSNTPSPKRIPFLGTPPTRV from the exons AAATCACTCCTGATTGGGCGCATCCCGGTGGCCCAGATGACGGGACCGATCAAACGGGGCCTTCTCTGGCAGCAGCGTGACAGGCTGTTCTCCCGCTGGAAGGAACG ATACTTCATCCTAACTCGTGATTATCTCAATTGCTTCAAACGCGCCACCGGATCCGCCTCGGAGAAGATCTCCGACATGGGACAGTTTATATTTAAG ATCAAGCTAGTCGACGTGGAGAAGGTGGAGTGGTTGAACCGGCGGTCGTACAGTGCGATAGGCTTGCTTCTCGGTTCGCGAGAAGGTCGTGTCCTGTTGCGCAGCGACCAGGGTCTGGAGGATTGGttcgagctgctggaggagtGCACGCTCAGCAGCAAGGAGCGGCGTCGTGCTCTTCGGCTCACGCAAGGGCCACGATCGCGCGCCTCACTGGCAGCCCCCGTCTCGGCTGCCTCGCTGCAGAGCAACCACCTCGGTCTCGGCGGTACCTACTCGGGCGCGATCGAGGACTGGCTGATGTCGCGCCACCAGAAAGGCATCACGGCCGGTGGGCCACGCTTCAATCACATCCTGCTGTCGGACTCGGTGCCGGATCTGAGTTCGATCAACGAGAACGGTGGCCTGTGCAGTGGCATGCTGACGAACCACTCGACCCCGAAGAAGGTACCGAATGCACGCCACAATCTGTCCGGTAGCTCGAGCAATGGCTACAACAGCCACAATGGCAGCTTCTACAATGGCTTCCCGTACTCGCCCCTCAAGAAGCTGGCGGACAACTTTgtcaacggcaacaacagctACACACTGAACGATGatctggaggaggaagaggtcgAGCTACGGCGCGGTGGCCGCTACCGGGAGAACGATGATCTCTACAGACGACCCCACGGTCCGGGTGGCAACGAAAGCAATCGCCATTCCT TTTTAACGGATCTGGATTACGCCGGATGTGACAGTGGACTCGATACGCCACCGTCAACGCACCGGCCATCTAGTTGCCGGGATAATTTCTACTTCGCTTCGGCTTACAACAACCATCCGCACGGTGGATCCGGTGGTTTCCTTGGTAAGGATaaaaccaccgacaccgggaTCAGTTCGTCGCGTGGTACGTTGGTgtcaccggccagcagcatccgccaCGGGTACGTTAACGTGACCAACCTGAACGGTaaccacaaccatcaccacaacaacaacaacaaccatctgAACAGCTACGGATCAAG ATACAGCGTCCAGGAGCAGAAGATACTGCGGGCACGCAACAACGGGGAGGAGAACAAAAACTCGATCCGCTCGGTCCGGGCCGAGTTCTTTGAGCAGAGCAAATACAATAGCAACAatccggccagcagcaacaacaataaccacatcaacaacaaccacaaccacagcaacaacagcatcggcaatggtggtggccagcataTGCATTACCCtcagccgcagcaccagcatcagcaacactaCAACAATCATCAGCACTACTCATCGGCCCAGCAAATGGCCGGTAGCAATGGCAACATCCATCATCAGGCTCAGTTCAACAATGGtttgaacaacaacagcgcttCTGGTGGTACGGCCGGCAgtggtagcaacagcagcattggccaccagcagcacaataGCGTCAACAACAATGTGCTGAacgggaacggtggtggcacgcagcagcagcagcgggatcGTTACCAGCATCCGGCCCTCGCTGCCCTCATTAACGAATCCCAGGGAATGAAGTTCAGAG ATCGTTCCTACTCCGACTGTCAGCAGGCACCACCCCGTACGCGCCAGTGGACTAGCAATACACCGAGCCCGAAACGCATACCCTTCCTCGGTACCCCACCGACGAGGGTTTGA
- the LOC126568874 gene encoding alpha-taxilin isoform X2, giving the protein MEVSNGEPRSNAEAKKLLREERQREAKIEEQLTKALSGMTVEEKYAAVYKRLVESEKENRRLQALHKQYDRTLDASKRERENLILEHDKMAMTKTKLEALCRELQRQNKTIKDDSLAQIQLEEDRRKETQEKFQQSLNEIQQVMNENNEKNMKLKEDNMEMAKKFKVILEQYEKRDQQMEKMNKQMELVTQLSDAKLAKMTMESNTQKEQFLAEKQIMLLEIQSTKKQLLELQAVEGHLRSQLNLYSDRYGEFQDSLKKSRSIYEGYQDDMKKMSKKMKLLEKETMAWKSRWETSNATVQKMLDDQIAREKQMTKTTRQLSQLQKLCRTLQGERATYLAALKEANLPLPAASASEGDIVEEKPDEPTDSETVEPPTKASEVNGHEVAVSEPESSVEEEKPVVAGAVET; this is encoded by the exons atggaagTATCCAACGGGGAGCCCCGCAGTAATGCCGAAGCGAAAAAGCTGCTGCGCGAAGAACGACAACGTGAGGCTAAGATCGAGGAGCAGCTAACTAAAGCACTCAGCGGGATGACGGTGGAAGAAAAGTATGCCGCGGTCTACAAACGGTTGGTGGAGTCGGAGAAGGAAAACCGACGGCTGCAGGCACTGCACAAGCAGTACGATCGTACGCTCGATGCCTCGAagcgcgaacgagaaaacCTCATTCTCGAGCATGACAAGATGGCTATGACGAAAACTAAGCTCGAGGCGCTGTGTCGCGAGCTGCAgcgccaaaacaaaaccatcaagGACGACAGCCTCGCCCAGATACAGCTGGAGGAGGATCGCCGCAAGGAAACGCAGGAAAAGTTCCAACAGTCACTGAACGAGATACAGCAGGTGATGAACGAGAACAACGAGAAAAACATGAAGCTAAAGGAGGACAACATGGAGATGGCCAAAAA GTTCAAGGTGATTCTCGAGCAGTACGAAAAGCGGGACCAACAGATGGAAAAGATGAACAAACAGATGGAGCTTGTGACGCAGCTGAGTGATGCCAAGCTGGCTAAAATGACGATGGAATCCAATACACAGAAGGAACAGTTCCTAGC AGAGAAACAGATTATGCTGCTGGAGATACAATCGACGAAGAAACAACTACTTGAGCTACAGGCAGTAGAGGGGCACTTAAGGAGCCAGCTGAATTTGTACTCTGACCGTTACGGAGAGTTCCAGGATTCGCTCAAGAAGAGCAGAAGCATTTACGAAGGCTACCAGGATGACATGAAAAAG ATGTcgaagaagatgaaattaCTCGAGAAGGAAACCATGGCGTGGAAGTCACGGTGGGAAACGAGCAACGCCACCGTGCAGAAGATGCTGGACGATCAGATCGCTCGCGAGAAGCAAATGACCAAAACGACGCGGCAACTGTCGCAGCTACAGAAGCTGTGCCGCACACTCCAGGGAGAACGTGCCACGTATTTGGCCGCTCTGAAGGAAGCAAACTTACCACTGCCAGCCGCATCCGCCAGCGAGGGTGACATTGTAGAGGAGAAACCTGACGAACCGACGGATAGTGAGACCGTCGAACCACCGACAAAAGCTAGTGAAGTGAATGGGCATGAGGTGGCCGTTAGCGAGCCGGAATCGTCggtagaggaagagaaaccTGTCGTAGCTGGCGCGGTGGAGACGTAG
- the LOC126568874 gene encoding alpha-taxilin isoform X1 has product MADVAATTMEVSNGEPRSNAEAKKLLREERQREAKIEEQLTKALSGMTVEEKYAAVYKRLVESEKENRRLQALHKQYDRTLDASKRERENLILEHDKMAMTKTKLEALCRELQRQNKTIKDDSLAQIQLEEDRRKETQEKFQQSLNEIQQVMNENNEKNMKLKEDNMEMAKKFKVILEQYEKRDQQMEKMNKQMELVTQLSDAKLAKMTMESNTQKEQFLAEKQIMLLEIQSTKKQLLELQAVEGHLRSQLNLYSDRYGEFQDSLKKSRSIYEGYQDDMKKMSKKMKLLEKETMAWKSRWETSNATVQKMLDDQIAREKQMTKTTRQLSQLQKLCRTLQGERATYLAALKEANLPLPAASASEGDIVEEKPDEPTDSETVEPPTKASEVNGHEVAVSEPESSVEEEKPVVAGAVET; this is encoded by the exons ATGGCAG AcgttgcagcaacaacaatggaagTATCCAACGGGGAGCCCCGCAGTAATGCCGAAGCGAAAAAGCTGCTGCGCGAAGAACGACAACGTGAGGCTAAGATCGAGGAGCAGCTAACTAAAGCACTCAGCGGGATGACGGTGGAAGAAAAGTATGCCGCGGTCTACAAACGGTTGGTGGAGTCGGAGAAGGAAAACCGACGGCTGCAGGCACTGCACAAGCAGTACGATCGTACGCTCGATGCCTCGAagcgcgaacgagaaaacCTCATTCTCGAGCATGACAAGATGGCTATGACGAAAACTAAGCTCGAGGCGCTGTGTCGCGAGCTGCAgcgccaaaacaaaaccatcaagGACGACAGCCTCGCCCAGATACAGCTGGAGGAGGATCGCCGCAAGGAAACGCAGGAAAAGTTCCAACAGTCACTGAACGAGATACAGCAGGTGATGAACGAGAACAACGAGAAAAACATGAAGCTAAAGGAGGACAACATGGAGATGGCCAAAAA GTTCAAGGTGATTCTCGAGCAGTACGAAAAGCGGGACCAACAGATGGAAAAGATGAACAAACAGATGGAGCTTGTGACGCAGCTGAGTGATGCCAAGCTGGCTAAAATGACGATGGAATCCAATACACAGAAGGAACAGTTCCTAGC AGAGAAACAGATTATGCTGCTGGAGATACAATCGACGAAGAAACAACTACTTGAGCTACAGGCAGTAGAGGGGCACTTAAGGAGCCAGCTGAATTTGTACTCTGACCGTTACGGAGAGTTCCAGGATTCGCTCAAGAAGAGCAGAAGCATTTACGAAGGCTACCAGGATGACATGAAAAAG ATGTcgaagaagatgaaattaCTCGAGAAGGAAACCATGGCGTGGAAGTCACGGTGGGAAACGAGCAACGCCACCGTGCAGAAGATGCTGGACGATCAGATCGCTCGCGAGAAGCAAATGACCAAAACGACGCGGCAACTGTCGCAGCTACAGAAGCTGTGCCGCACACTCCAGGGAGAACGTGCCACGTATTTGGCCGCTCTGAAGGAAGCAAACTTACCACTGCCAGCCGCATCCGCCAGCGAGGGTGACATTGTAGAGGAGAAACCTGACGAACCGACGGATAGTGAGACCGTCGAACCACCGACAAAAGCTAGTGAAGTGAATGGGCATGAGGTGGCCGTTAGCGAGCCGGAATCGTCggtagaggaagagaaaccTGTCGTAGCTGGCGCGGTGGAGACGTAG
- the LOC126568875 gene encoding lysosome-associated membrane glycoprotein 2-like: protein MMGSLRVSLLCLVVVAAGLTICSAQNDVQPPTVTTTTTTTTEPTTTRASTTTEPPKTTTVDPTTSTTKPTTTTPKPTTTTSKPTTTTAEPTTPSTTDAPITTTAVPPQPTPTPEPVMGTWTYAENNKTCVIAQMAMQFNLSYYDDANVTRTVLYNIPSNATVKSGSCANETNFIELQWRTSETSSQDSTLKIVFALNSTEKDFALTELKLNLTTAGPAFPNAKAGEYVVLSNNQTLFKTPLKMSYHCNKAQVLNMTVNATGLGQPTVVVTKLQLEAFHEKGTNKFSIAKDCEAIDTPDIVPIAVGCALVTLIIIMLIAYLVGRNSASGQGYVSF, encoded by the exons ATGATGGGCTCCCTCCGCGTATCGCTGctgtgcctggtggtggtggcggctggccTCACGATTTGCAGCG CTCAAAATGATGTTCAACCTCCAACCgtcaccacgacgacgacgacgacaaccgagCCAACCACGACGCGTGCATCGACAACCACCGAACCTCCTAAAACCACGACAGTTGATCCAACAACATCGACTACTAAGCCTACTACAACAACCCCCAAGCCTACTACAACAACCTCTAAGCCTACAACAACGACCGCTGAGCCTACCACCCCTTCGACCACAGATGCACCCATCACAACAACGGCCGTTCCGCCACAGCCAACCCCAACGCCTGAGCCCGTGATGGGAACCTGGACTTACgctgaaaacaacaaaacctgCGTCATCGCCCAAATGGCCATGCAGTTCAACTTGAGTTACTACGACGACG CAAACGTAACCCGTACGGTGCTGTACAACATCCCGAGCAATGCCACGGTAAAGTCTGGATCGTGTGCGAACGAGACGAATTTCATTGAGCTGCAGTGGCGCACGAGTGAGACGAGCAGCCAGGATAGTACGCTGAAAATTGTGTTTGCGCTCAATTCTACCGAAAAAGATTTCGCTCTCACTGAGTTGAAGCTCAATTTGACCACCGCGGGCCCGGCATTCCCGAATGCAAAGG ctGGCGAATATGTGGTGCTTAGTAACAATCAGACGCTGTTCAAAACGCCGCTCAAGATGTCGTACCACTGCAACAAGGCGCAGGTACTGAACATGACCGTCAACGCGACCGGACTAGGACAGCCGACGGTCGTCGTGACGAAGCTGCAGCTTGAGGCGTTCCATGAGAAGGGAACCAACAAGTTCTCCATCGCCAAGGACTGTGAGGCCATCGATACACCCGATATTGTGCCGATTGCCGTAGGCTGTGCACTGGTGacgctgatcatcatcatgctcattGCCTACTTGGTGGGACGCAACAGTGCCAGCGGTCAGGGATATGTTAGCTTTTAA
- the LOC126577728 gene encoding uncharacterized protein LOC126577728, producing the protein MCTIRSAAELLLLVAVSLVLIAAPTAGQLKQNHGLNQQQNPGEIAPQRYSEKVLLVSDSVTNLAQRIARAISSQKSKTEIFSPVSIAGAMSLLLLGSAGQTQKELLRVMGLEQNGITFKDIHMAFGRLFEDLVSNEASLEPLVHWRRNDKCNRVDSEEDEDDDYPPASSANESPPHRISVANGLFLQSGLSPSYTFLNLSNHFYKGDITNLDFASDSTGSAAYMNDWVARATNGKIRNIVQPILLRGAQLIVASALYFKAKWESQFWTRETRPRPFYPNGELEPPIEVDTMTTIACFPYFNGHQEYGVEILGLPYETGKSTMYIILPKDSNRAKVQQVVATLGAPQLNWLINRMVSKKGRVRIPKMSIANRLSLRSVLQQLGVNDLFDPARSNLSNVLQDSAINGNLDQFNEYFQPTRVQTPAPRPPIPVPTTTVRPLVQQPNRPQPQQPIQQPQQRPQAAPSVQPLAPTTGIVTTQWNEQECALVENCIFTPAKGCVCTHQPVQRDEPSTECGAKVANHYYDRTDKKCRLSVKINQQESFICVKRGYKPVQQLQNQPAVCVANPACKYLWSECFCCQSQFLTQQQQQQQQQQQQQQQQQQQQQQQQQQQQQQQQHQPNRTPGAQVASRFDTEDQEDRRDVRLRCVQIPYLNQQMLCNLYRYEWVPLQGVCIDRSKCYEVRNKRQISLQQPQQQQQQQQQQQQQQQRSPLYVDQVIHQVVLDVNEQGTEGGAVTLAVIDRIGPSLTVDVDRPFVIYIRHDITNLPLFYGAVYDPRTQQRQGFFASICHRRHPAGSKHHLITLANGLFVRNGYNLSRWYRQASMNLYQSEVQPLDFAKDTTGSTSYINRWVSEKTHGKIPKILSSQLQPATTLVLASALYFRALWAKTFIEGATKLREFYPDGKDHPPIMVDMMGHGGCFPFYESAELDARIVGVPYKRGLTTMYVIMPNDSNRAKVLALMAKLNSGNLNQLIDNMTMKTAIMLFPKMHISNSLDLKRVLQTLGARSLFSTSHSNLTGMVSELWNGDEFTIRYQEEHLSFAPEQRPTVNIPPYIMHPTPSVGDAIVFPRIQHNDTSDDEMLTTTDGVPSTNLPAETTTSTPERSGRGKRGVSYKVPSSKQTHQVPLRSKDFILNKRIIKENGPVGKKGLRRRTRRDTASLTPDQLLYVSNAVHQVDLEINEKGTEGGAATIITLNRSGTNVVFRADAPFLLLIRNDRTRMPLFYGAVFDPTS; encoded by the exons ATGTGCACAATTCGCTCAGCagcagagctgctgctgctcgtggcggTATCACTAGTGCTGATAGCCGCACCTACCGCAGGCCAGCTGAAACAAAACCATGGcctcaaccagcagcagaatcctGGGGAAATTGCCCCGCAGCGATACTCCGAAAAGGTGCTGCTCGTCTCGGACAGTGTCACGAACCTGGCGCAGCGCATTGCACGGGCCATCTCGAGCCAGAAGAGCAAAACGGAGATCTTCTCCCCGGTTAGCATTGCCGGTGCGAtgtcgctcctgctgctcggttcCGCCGGTCAGACGCAAAAGGAGCTACTGAGGGTGATGGGTCTCGAGCAGAACGGAATAACCTTCAAGGACATCCACATGGCATTCGGCCGGCTGTTCGAGGATCTGGTGTCGAACGAGGCGAGCCTCGAGCCGCTCGTCCACTGGCGCCGGAACGACAAGTGTAACCGCGTCGAtagcgaggaggacgaagacgacgattaTCCGCCGGCATCCAGTGCAAACGA ATCGCCGCCGCATCGGATTTCGGTGGCAAATGGATTGTTTCTGCAGAGTGGCCTGAGCCCGTCGTACACTTTCCTCAACCTCTCAAACCACTTTTATAAGGGCGACATCACAAATCTTGACTTTGCGTCCGATTCCACTGGGTCAGCCGCATACATGAACGATTGGGTCGCAAGGGCGACCAACGGCAAGATCCGGAATATCGTCCAACCTATACTGTTGCGCGGGGCGCAGCTGATTGTGGCCAGTGCCCTCTACTTTAAGGCAAAGTGGGAATCACAGTTCTGGACCCGCGAAACACGCCCTCGTCCCTTCTATCCGAACGGTGAGCTCGAACCACCGATCGAAGTGGACACCATGACCACGATTGCCTGCTTCCCGTACTTTAACGGCCACCAGGAGTACGGTGTGGAGATCTTGGGATTGCCCTACGAGACGGGCAAATCGACGATGTACATTATTCTGCCGAAGGATTCGAATCGAGCCAAGGTACAGCAGGTAGTGGCCACCCTCGGTGCACCACAGCTCAACTGGTTGATCAATCGCATGGTCTCGAAGAAGGGCAGAGTGAGGATACCAAAGATGTCTATCGCGAATCGCTTGTCGTTGCGAAGTgtactgcagcagctcggtgtTAACGATCTGTTCGATCCAGCGCGAAGCAATCTGTCCAACGTGCTGCAAGATTCGGCCATCAATGGAAATCTTGACCAGTTCAACGAATACTTCCAACCGACACGGGTACAAACGCCCGCTCCGAGACCACCGATCCCAGTTCCGACCACGACGGTGCGACCCTTGGTTCAACAACCGAATCGGCCCCAACCTCAGCAGCCGATTCAACAACCTCAGCAGCGACCACAGGCTGCACCTTCTGTACAACCCCTGGCACCCACTACCGGCATTGTCACAACGCAGTGGAACGAACAGGAGTGCGCACTGGTCGAGAACTGCATCTTTACACCGGCCAAGGGTTGCGTATGCACACATCAGCCGGTGCAGCGCGATGAACCGAGCACCGAATGTGGTGCCAAGGTGGCAAACCATTATTACGATAGAACGGATAAAAAGTGCCGTTTGTCTGTCAAGATTAATCAGCAGGAGTCGTTCATTTGTGTCAAGCGCGGATACAAGCCTGTGCAACAGTTACAAAACCAGCCAGCGGTCTGTGTGGCCAATCCTGCCTGTAAATATCTTTGGTCAGAATGTTTCTGCTGTCAGTCGCAATTCCttactcagcagcagcagcagcaacaacagcaacagcaacagcaacagcaacagcaacagcaacagcagcagcaacagcaacagcagcaacagcaacagcagcaccaaccgaaTAGAACTCCAGGAGCTCAGGTTGCAAGCCGATTTGACACTGAAGACCAGGAAGACCGTAGAGATGTACGGTTACGATGCGTTCAGATTCCGTACCTAAACCAGCAGATGCTTTGCAATTTATATCGCTATGAATGGGTACCATTACAAGGTGTATGCATAGACAGATCGAAATGCTATGAGGTTCGAAATAAGCGCCAGATCAGCttgcagcagccacagcaacagcagcagcagcaacagcagcagcaacagcaacagcaacgatcACCGCTATACGTTGACCAAGTCATACACCAGGTTGTGCTGGATGTGAACGAGCAAGGTACGGAAGGTGGTGCGGTGACACTGGCCGTAATCGATCGTATTGGACCGTCCCTGACTGTCGACGTGGACCGACCGTTCGTGATATATATTCGACACGATATCACAAACCTGCCTCTTTTCTACGGTGCGGTATATGATCCACGG acACAGCAGAGACAAGGATTCTTTGCTTCCATTTGCCACCG TAGGCATCCTGCGGGTTCGAAACATCACCTGATAACCCTCGCCAACGGTCTGTTTGTACGGAATGGTTACAACCTGAGCCGCTGGTACCGTCAGGCATCGATGAACCTATACCAGTCCGAGGTGCAGCCGCTTGACTTCGCCAAAGATACGACCGGTTCGACGAGCTACATCAATCGATGGGTGAGCGAGAAAACGCATGGCAAGATTCCAAAGATCCTGTCGTCGCAACTACAACCGGCCACGACACTCGTGCTTGCCAGTGCCCTGTACTTCCGGGCACTGTGGGCCAAAACCTTCATCGAAGGTGCAACGAAGCTGCGAGAATTTTACCCAGACGGTAAAGATCACCCGCCAATCATGGTGGATATGATGGGACACGGTGGTTGCTTCCCGTTCTACGAATCGGCCGAACTGGACGCCCGGATAGTGGGAGTGCCGTACAAGCGGGGCCTCACCACGATGTACGTCATCATGCCGAACGACTCGAACCGGGCGAAGGTGCTCGCCCTGATGGCTAAGCTGAACAGTGGGAACCTCAATCAGCTAATCGACAATATGACGATGAAGACCGCAATCATGCTGTTCCCGAAGATGCACATCAGCAATTCGCTCGATCTGAAACGTGTCCTGCAGACGCTCGGTGCACGATCGCTCTTCTCGACCTCGCACAGCAATCTGACCGGTATGGTGTCGGAACTTTGGAACGGAGATGAGTTTACAATCCGATATCAAGAGGAACACCTTTCGTTCGCACCGGAGCAACGGCCAACGGTTAACATCCCACCGTACATCATGCACCCAACGCCATCGGTGGGGGATGCGATAGTATTTCCACGCATCCAGCACAACGACACCTCGGACGATGAAATGCTGACGACCACCGACGGTGTGCCAAGCACTAATCTGCCGGCAGAAACTACGACCTCGACTCCGGAGCGTTCTGGTCGCGGGAAGCGTGGTGTTAGCTACAAGGTTCCGAGCAGCAAGCAGACTCATCAGGTTCCGTTGCGCAGTAAGGACTTTATCT
- the LOC126568876 gene encoding uncharacterized protein LOC126568876, translated as MAFWNESDSVYMRKIAWSRALIFRLIDAYRTEPMLWNPHDPNFKYRAKKRAAVARIAQDLKLPLPAVRHKLDILKGTYHKYRRAREARGGELPARIWFAYDRLSFLAPDYKPELDASNFTTVKMEREEETTYTITYNTQKQNSQQETNLPRDYDPPPPSTTPSVQRSQPEHSQSVGENLLQLKYDDRETYTWSHLLASTVGLMVRKAGPRPEPEMWRLQDSIVQLLRRFHNGEFAEEPLEESPGMVHNNDLF; from the exons ATGGCATTCTGGAACGAAAGTGATTCTGTTTATATGCGTAAAATTGCG TGGTCTCGGGCATTGATTTTCCGGCTGATCGATGCGTATCGCACTGAACCGATGCTGTGGAATCCCCACGATCCAAACTTTAAGTACCGCGCAAAAAAGCGTGCCGCTGTGGCAAGGATTGCTCAGGATTTAAAGTTGCCCCTTCCAGCCGTGCGCCACAAACTGGACATACTTAAAGGGACGTACCACAAGTACAGGCGGGCTCGTGAAGCGCGAGGTGGAGAATTACCTGCCAGGATTTGGTTCGCTTACGACCGGCTTTCGTTTTTGGCTCCAGATTATAAACCTGAGTTGGACGCCTCCAATTTTACAACCGTTAAGATGGAGCGTGAAGAGGAG ACAACGTACACCATAACATACAACACTCAGAAGCAAAACAGTCAGCAAGAAACAAACCTGCCCCGAGACTAcgatcctccaccaccatccactaCACCATCAGTGCAGAGGAGCCAACCGGAACATTCGCAATCCGTGGGAGAAAATCTGCTACAGCTCAAATACGATGATAGAGAAACGTATACGTGGTCCCATCTGTTGGCATCAACCGTCGGTTTAATGGTGCGCAAAGCCGGTCCACGACCCGAGCCGGAGATGTGGCGACTCCAGGACTCAATCGTCCAATTGTTGCGCCGTTTCCATAACGGCGAGTTTGCCGAGGAACCGCTAGAGGAATCGCCAGGAATGGTACACAATAACGATCTTTTTTAG